A stretch of Oreochromis aureus strain Israel breed Guangdong linkage group 11, ZZ_aureus, whole genome shotgun sequence DNA encodes these proteins:
- the LOC116314049 gene encoding putative ferric-chelate reductase 1 translates to MSCLKNNLVAMDLLVLLLLCTVSPVRGYRSGLVIDSCEDMHLHRSGLSPQTAPSPFTVTTEHKRYRLGEDVKVELQGPVSTPFTGFLLEAREVGNETPVGSFAIPAGAAKLLTCSQRPNSAVSHRSGFNSSYIQVTWKSEPSRDIKGVQFRASFVQNSTTFWVNVTSPVLTFTNRRAARSAVKSAGSISSASCGVTKVCFSQPPNCDPAVSSSCYFMSAMMLPGGTAVRYEMTGPNEGYIAFGFSADQIMGNDDIYVCGVNSNGQAGVQHMYSTGRSKPETRPLGNVYNVTTSVQNGVISCSFTTTNVISIQGTSGFNQSYYLLFVHGPTSSGQIKFHTDDFSSNKAINIYSPLAVGNGDFPDIMKAHGALMLIAWMTTASLGMMVARYLKKMAKGKRMYNKDLWFVVHVAVMCLTVAATIIAFILAFSYAQDWSGGAHPVLGCLVMILSLIQPIGALLRCGPQHHLRYLFNWTHFLNAVAIKSLAVAAIFTGLDRIDSDDGWLMKVMGGFLAWEVLFIIMLEVHDWIVKHRDGTADQMESALLRGDGCLIIVYLLGNLCFLVALLVGIGQK, encoded by the exons ATGAGTTGCCTGAAAAATAATCTAGTTGCAATGGATCTTCTTGTGTTGCTGCTACTCTGCACTGTTTCACCGGTCCGAGGCTACCGCTCAGGTCTGGTTATAGACAGCTGTGAAGACATGCACCTCCACCGCTCTGGGCTGAGCCCACAGACAGCACCGTCACCCTTTACTGTCACAACTGAGCACAAACGGTACAGACTTGGAGAGGATGTCAAAG TTGAGCTACAGGGTCCGGTCTCAACACCATTCACTGGTTTCCTGTTGGAGGCTAGAGAAGTGGGAAACGAGACTCCTGTGGGTTCCTTTGCCATACCAGCAGGGGCTGCTAAACTCCTCACCTGCAGCCAAAGACCT AACTCAGCTGTGTCCCACAGGTCAGGCTTTAATAGCAGCTACATTCAGGTGACATGGAAATCAGAACCATCAAGAGACATCAAAGGGGTTCAGTTCCG TGCATCCTTTGTGCAGAATTCTACAACATTTTGGGTTAATGTGACGAGCCCTGTCCTGACCTTCACTAATCGTAGAGCTGCTCGATCGGCAGTT AAATCAGCTGGATCCATCTCTAGTGCTAGCTGTGGGGTCACCAAGGTGTGCTTCAGTCAGCCTCCAAACTGTGACCCAGCAGTCAGTTCTAGCTGTTATTTCATGTCAGCCATGATGTTACCTGGTGGTACAGCCGTCCGCTATGAGATGACTGGTCCTAATGAAGGATACATCGCTTTTGGATTCTCTGCTGATCAAATAATG GGAAATGATGATATTTATGTTTGCGGCGTAAACAGCAATGGACAAGCTGGTGTGCAACACATGTATTCAACAGGTCGATCAAAGCCAGAAACGCGTCCTCTG GGAAATGTTTATAATGTAACAACGTCGGTGCAAAACGGTGTCATCAGCTGTTCCTTCACTACTACGAATGTAATTTCTATTCAGGGGACTTCAGGTTTCAACCAATCCTACTACCTGTTGTTTGTCCATGGACCCACCAGCAGCG GACAAATAAAATTCCATACAGATGACTTCTCCAGCAATAAAGCGATCAATATTTATAGTCCTCTGGCTGTCGGCAATGGTGACTTTCCTGATATCATGAAAGCTCATG GTGCACTGATGCTGATTGCCTGGATGACCACAGCATCACTAGGAATGATGGTTGCCCGATATCTGAAAAAAATGGCCAAGGGAAAGAGAATGTACAACAAAGATCTCTGGTTTGTG GTCCATGTTGCAGTAATGTGTCTGACAGTAGCTGCCACAATCATCGCTTTCATCCTCGCTTTCTCGTATGCTCAGGACTGGTCTGGG gGAGCACATCCAGTGTTGGGCTGCCTGGTTATGATCCTCTCACTCATCCAGCCTATTGGGGCTTTGCTGCGCTGTGGGCCACAACATCACCT GAGGTATCTGTTTAACTggacacattttttaaatgcagtggCAATAAAATCTTTAGCAG TGGCAGCCATATTTACAGGCCTGGACAGGATTGACAGTGATGATGGGTGGCTAATGAAAGTGATGGGTGGCTTCCTTGCCTGGGAAGTTCTCTTCATTATCA